The Roseococcus microcysteis genome contains a region encoding:
- the bchL gene encoding ferredoxin:protochlorophyllide reductase (ATP-dependent) iron-sulfur ATP-binding protein: MNKIVRTELIRGSNREKVGDGSGSVQVHMDQVAKIDTAKVFAVYGKGGIGKSTTSSNLSVAFAKLGKRVLQIGCDPKHDSTFTLTKCMIPTVIDVLEGVDFHAEELRPEDFVVEGYAGVMCVEAGGPPAGTGCGGYVVGQTVKLLKEHHLLEDTDVVIFDVLGDVVCGGFAAPLLHADRGVIVAANDFDSIFAMNRIVAAIHAKAKNYGVRLGGVIANRSAATDQIERYNERTGMKLLGHFPDLDAIRRSRLKKQTLFEMDATPEIEAVQQEYLRIAASLWAGVEPVEAEALKDRDIFDLLGYD, from the coding sequence ATGAACAAGATCGTCCGCACGGAGCTCATCCGTGGCTCGAATCGCGAAAAGGTTGGCGATGGCTCTGGCAGCGTCCAGGTGCACATGGACCAGGTGGCCAAGATCGACACCGCCAAGGTCTTCGCAGTCTATGGCAAGGGGGGCATCGGCAAGAGCACGACCAGTTCGAACCTCTCGGTCGCCTTCGCGAAGCTCGGCAAGCGCGTGCTGCAGATCGGCTGCGACCCCAAGCACGACAGCACCTTCACGCTGACCAAGTGCATGATCCCCACCGTGATCGACGTGCTGGAGGGCGTCGATTTCCACGCCGAGGAACTCCGTCCCGAGGATTTCGTGGTGGAGGGCTATGCCGGGGTGATGTGCGTGGAGGCGGGCGGCCCACCGGCCGGCACGGGCTGCGGCGGCTATGTCGTGGGCCAGACGGTGAAGCTGCTGAAGGAACACCATCTGCTGGAAGACACCGATGTGGTGATCTTCGACGTGCTGGGCGACGTGGTGTGCGGCGGCTTCGCCGCCCCTCTGCTGCACGCGGACCGCGGCGTGATCGTCGCCGCCAACGACTTCGACAGCATCTTCGCCATGAACCGCATCGTCGCCGCCATCCACGCCAAGGCGAAGAATTACGGCGTGCGGCTGGGCGGCGTCATCGCCAACCGCAGCGCGGCCACCGACCAGATCGAGCGCTACAATGAGCGCACCGGCATGAAGCTGCTGGGGCATTTCCCGGACCTCGATGCCATCCGCCGCTCGCGCCTCAAAAAGCAGACGCTGTTCGAGATGGATGCGACGCCTGAGATCGAGGCGGTGCAGCAGGAATATCTCCGCATCGCCGCCAGCCTCTGGGCCGGGGTGGAGCCGGTGGAGGCCGAGGCGCTGAAGGATCGCGACATCTTCGACCTGCTGGGGTACGACTGA
- the bchM gene encoding magnesium protoporphyrin IX methyltransferase has translation MHSGTYTARRGELETYFDRTASENWARLTSEAPVSGIRATVRAGRNAMRETLLSWLPDDMTGLRLLDAGCGTGALANEAARRGAEVVAVDLAGTLIEHARDRAAHLGGNQPDFRVGDMLDETLGQFDHIVAMDSLIHYKPADIVDALARVAPRCRGSLIFTVAPQTPLLSVMHAVGRMFPRSDRAPFIEPLAEAKLRRLIAADPRLAGFAAGRHRRIKSGFYTSHAYEWVRR, from the coding sequence ATGCACAGCGGCACCTACACCGCGCGGCGCGGCGAACTCGAAACCTATTTCGACCGCACCGCCTCCGAGAACTGGGCGCGGCTGACCTCGGAAGCGCCCGTCAGCGGCATCCGCGCCACGGTCCGCGCCGGCCGCAACGCGATGCGCGAGACGCTGCTCTCCTGGCTGCCGGATGACATGACGGGGCTGCGCCTGCTTGACGCCGGCTGCGGCACCGGCGCCCTGGCCAATGAGGCCGCCCGCCGCGGCGCCGAAGTGGTGGCCGTGGACCTGGCCGGCACGCTGATCGAACACGCCCGTGACCGCGCCGCGCATCTGGGCGGCAACCAGCCTGATTTCCGGGTGGGCGACATGCTGGACGAGACGCTGGGCCAGTTCGACCACATCGTGGCAATGGACAGCCTCATTCACTACAAGCCCGCCGACATCGTGGACGCGCTGGCGCGGGTGGCGCCGCGCTGCCGGGGGTCGCTGATCTTCACGGTGGCCCCGCAGACGCCGTTGCTGTCGGTGATGCACGCCGTGGGCCGCATGTTCCCGCGCAGCGACCGCGCGCCTTTCATCGAGCCGCTGGCGGAAGCCAAGCTGCGCCGCCTGATCGCGGCCGATCCGCGCCTCGCTGGCTTTGCTGCCGGCCGGCACCGGCGGATCAAGAGCGGCTTCTACACCTCCCACGCCTATGAATGGGTGCGGCGATGA
- a CDS encoding BCD family MFS transporter produces MSTQGFSLARQWMKISPSMLPFADAASADVPLSRLLRLSLFQISVGMAAVLLIGTLNRVMIVELGVPAGLVAVMVALPLVFAPLRALIGFRSDNHKSVLGWRRVPYLWFGTIFQFSGFAMMPFALLILSGDTWAPPIAGQLSAAICFLLVGAGMHMTQTVGLALATDISPREKQPKVVALMSVMLLLGMLGSALVFGLLLTPFSQIKLIQVIQGVAGATMILNFVAIWKQEVRDPARSAALPEDPSFRQAWRELKSTGPWMRRIVAISLGTFGFAMQDILLEPYGGEILGLEVGTTTLLTALFAFGGVNGFMLASGWIGRGACANRIAGYGMGWGTLAFACVMLAAPFDSPLMFALGSLLIGFGGGLFAHGTLTSCMQAAPPDKIGLTLGIWGAAQATSAGIAIALGGLVRDVVSHLAEAGALGPALTGPAVGYCTVYLIEIVVLFAGIIAIGPLVRGSLVPESLAEPRGAAAPQTAH; encoded by the coding sequence ATGAGCACGCAGGGCTTCAGCCTGGCGCGGCAATGGATGAAGATCAGCCCGTCCATGCTGCCCTTCGCGGATGCGGCCTCGGCCGATGTGCCGCTGAGCCGGCTGTTGCGCCTGTCGCTCTTTCAGATCTCGGTGGGCATGGCGGCGGTGCTGCTGATCGGCACGCTGAACCGCGTGATGATCGTGGAGTTGGGCGTGCCGGCGGGGCTGGTGGCGGTGATGGTGGCCCTGCCACTGGTCTTCGCGCCGCTGCGCGCGTTGATCGGCTTCCGCTCGGACAATCACAAATCCGTGCTGGGCTGGCGGCGCGTGCCCTATCTCTGGTTCGGCACGATCTTCCAGTTCAGCGGCTTCGCGATGATGCCCTTCGCGCTGCTGATCCTGTCCGGGGACACCTGGGCGCCGCCCATCGCCGGCCAGCTTTCCGCGGCCATCTGCTTCCTGCTGGTGGGCGCGGGCATGCACATGACGCAGACGGTGGGCCTCGCTCTCGCCACCGACATCTCGCCGCGCGAGAAGCAGCCCAAGGTCGTGGCGCTGATGTCCGTGATGCTGCTGCTGGGCATGCTGGGCAGCGCGCTGGTCTTCGGCCTGCTGCTGACGCCGTTCAGCCAGATCAAGCTGATCCAGGTCATCCAGGGCGTGGCCGGCGCCACCATGATCCTGAACTTCGTCGCCATCTGGAAGCAGGAGGTGCGCGACCCCGCGCGCTCAGCCGCGCTGCCGGAAGACCCGAGCTTCCGCCAGGCCTGGCGCGAGTTGAAGTCCACCGGTCCCTGGATGCGGCGCATCGTGGCCATCAGCCTCGGCACCTTCGGCTTCGCCATGCAGGACATCCTGCTGGAGCCTTATGGCGGCGAAATCCTGGGCCTCGAGGTCGGCACGACCACGCTGCTCACCGCGCTCTTCGCCTTTGGCGGGGTCAATGGCTTCATGCTGGCCTCGGGATGGATCGGACGCGGCGCCTGCGCCAACCGCATCGCGGGCTATGGCATGGGCTGGGGCACGCTGGCCTTCGCCTGCGTGATGCTGGCCGCCCCCTTCGACAGCCCGTTGATGTTCGCCCTCGGTTCCCTGCTCATCGGCTTCGGCGGTGGCCTCTTCGCCCATGGCACGCTGACCAGCTGCATGCAGGCGGCACCACCCGACAAGATCGGCCTGACGCTGGGCATCTGGGGCGCGGCGCAGGCCACGAGTGCCGGCATCGCCATCGCGCTGGGCGGCCTGGTGCGCGACGTGGTGAGCCACCTGGCCGAAGCGGGTGCGCTTGGCCCGGCGCTGACCGGCCCGGCGGTTGGCTATTGCACCGTCTACCTCATCGAGATCGTCGTGCTGTTCGCGGGCATCATCGCGATCGGCCCGCTCGTCCGGGGCTCGCTTGTCCCGGAATCCCTTGCAGAACCGCGCGGTGCCGCAGCACCGCAGACCGCCCATTAG